Proteins from one Bacillus alveayuensis genomic window:
- a CDS encoding thiazole tautomerase (transcriptional regulator TenI) (product_source=KO:K10810; cath_funfam=3.20.20.70; cog=COG0352; ko=KO:K10810; pfam=PF02581; superfamily=51391; tigrfam=TIGR00693), whose translation MEIHAITDGKKTTSELMDIILSIEEYVDYIHIREKNKSAKEIIDLIDQLLQNNCPKEKLIINDRLDVAFMTNLSHVHLPQSSLPVQRVKNRFPQMCVGVSVHSLEEAKRAEQEGAQYVLFGHIFETDSKKGVEPRGITALKKIVESVSIPVVAIGGITLKNVQEVIKVGASGIAVMSYLFSSPHPQDAAKALKDSMKGMEKR comes from the coding sequence GTGGAAATTCATGCGATTACAGATGGGAAAAAAACAACGTCAGAGCTTATGGACATCATATTATCAATTGAGGAATATGTAGACTATATTCACATTCGCGAAAAAAATAAAAGTGCAAAGGAAATCATCGACCTTATCGATCAGCTTTTACAAAACAATTGTCCTAAGGAAAAACTCATTATAAACGACCGATTGGATGTTGCTTTTATGACGAATCTGTCTCATGTTCATCTTCCACAATCAAGCTTACCTGTACAAAGGGTCAAAAATAGGTTTCCCCAAATGTGTGTAGGAGTATCCGTTCATTCACTCGAAGAAGCAAAGAGGGCAGAACAAGAAGGGGCACAATATGTTTTATTCGGCCATATTTTTGAAACGGACTCTAAAAAAGGAGTAGAGCCACGGGGAATAACGGCTCTAAAGAAGATTGTCGAAAGCGTTTCAATACCAGTCGTTGCCATTGGGGGTATAACCTTAAAAAATGTGCAAGAAGTGATCAAAGTTGGGGCTTCCGGCATTGCGGTAATGTCATATTTATTTTCATCACCACATCCGCAAGATGCTGCCAAAGCTTTAAAAGATTCGATGAAGGGGATGGAGAAACGATGA
- a CDS encoding glycine oxidase (product_source=KO:K03153; cath_funfam=3.30.9.10; cog=COG0665; ko=KO:K03153; pfam=PF01266; superfamily=51905; tigrfam=TIGR02352), which translates to MMNYEVGIIGGGIIGNSIAYQLGKEGIRAAVLESEQLGSKATSAAAGMLGAHSENKKRDIFYEFCRESRDLFPNVSKDLYEITGIHVQLVQEGMYQLAFTESEAMELKSLADREKEFVWHDQKEVLKQEPNLTDDIIGALWIKGDGQVEPKALCQAFSKGARAFGADFYEQTPVYEVNKTGTSYALKTPLGIFNCEKVIVANGVWSGKFFEQLGLRNPMKPVKGECFAIRMDKPLVTKTIFHEHCYIVPKLNGRCIIGATSVVDSWHQEPTVQGISSLMNNAQQLVPSISNQSILEAWSSLRPQTFDGWPIIGEHPEWEGVFFATGHYRNGILLSPITGIVVKDLVLKQNQFSRYLGAFSINRLRTAV; encoded by the coding sequence ATGATGAATTACGAAGTTGGGATTATTGGAGGAGGAATAATCGGAAATTCGATTGCTTATCAGCTTGGCAAAGAAGGAATTCGTGCTGCTGTGTTAGAAAGTGAACAATTAGGATCAAAAGCGACTAGTGCAGCGGCAGGAATGTTAGGAGCCCATTCAGAAAATAAAAAAAGAGACATTTTTTATGAGTTTTGCCGAGAGAGTCGTGATTTATTTCCGAATGTTTCGAAAGATTTATATGAAATAACGGGAATTCACGTACAGCTTGTGCAAGAAGGTATGTATCAGCTCGCCTTTACAGAAAGTGAAGCAATGGAATTAAAGTCGTTAGCCGATCGTGAAAAAGAGTTTGTTTGGCATGATCAAAAGGAAGTGTTAAAACAAGAACCGAATTTAACAGATGACATCATCGGGGCATTATGGATAAAAGGAGATGGGCAAGTCGAGCCGAAAGCGTTATGTCAAGCATTTTCTAAAGGTGCAAGGGCATTTGGGGCCGATTTTTATGAACAAACTCCAGTTTATGAAGTAAATAAAACAGGCACTAGCTATGCATTAAAAACACCTCTAGGTATTTTTAATTGTGAAAAAGTCATCGTCGCAAATGGCGTTTGGAGCGGGAAATTTTTTGAGCAGCTCGGTTTAAGAAATCCGATGAAGCCAGTTAAAGGGGAATGCTTTGCAATTAGAATGGACAAACCGCTTGTCACGAAAACGATTTTTCATGAGCATTGTTATATTGTTCCGAAATTAAATGGACGTTGTATTATTGGGGCGACATCAGTTGTGGATAGCTGGCATCAAGAGCCGACTGTTCAAGGTATTTCTTCCTTAATGAATAATGCCCAGCAATTAGTTCCGTCCATTTCGAATCAATCGATTCTTGAAGCTTGGTCATCTTTAAGACCGCAGACGTTTGATGGGTGGCCTATTATCGGGGAGCATCCGGAATGGGAAGGGGTCTTTTTTGCTACAGGTCATTATCGAAATGGGATATTACTTTCACCGATAACGGGAATCGTTGTGAAAGATCTTGTTTTAAAGCAAAATCAATTTTCTCGTTATTTAGGGGCGTTTTCTATAAACCGTTTGCGAACGGCCGTTTAA
- a CDS encoding sulfur carrier protein (product_source=KO:K03154; cath_funfam=3.10.20.30; cog=COG2104; ko=KO:K03154; pfam=PF02597; superfamily=54285; tigrfam=TIGR01683): MKIQVNGKLVNIDDQIQTIADLLKHYQLENRIVVVELNREIINKEGYDSQSLHEGDQIEIVHFVGGG, from the coding sequence ATGAAAATTCAAGTAAATGGAAAGCTCGTAAACATCGATGATCAAATTCAAACGATTGCGGATTTATTAAAACATTATCAGTTGGAAAATCGCATTGTCGTTGTCGAATTAAATCGTGAAATTATTAATAAAGAAGGCTATGATTCTCAAAGTTTACATGAAGGCGATCAAATTGAAATCGTTCATTTTGTAGGAGGAGGATGA
- a CDS encoding thiazole synthase (product_source=KO:K03149; cath_funfam=3.20.20.70; cog=COG2022; ko=KO:K03149; pfam=PF05690; superfamily=110399) — translation MLKIANKTFQSRLLLGTGKYPSFDIQKKAVEVSEAEILTFAVRRMNIFEPTQPNFLEQLDLSKYTLLPNTAGAKTAEEAVRIAKLAKASGLCDMVKVEVIGCDKTLLPDPVETLKASEMLLEEGFIVLPYTSDDVVLARKLEELGVHAIMPGASPIGSGQGILNPLNLSFIIEQAKIPVIVDAGIGSPADAALAMELGADGVLLNTAVAGADDPVKMAKAMKLAIEAGRLGFEAGRIPRKRYASASSPQEGMVTT, via the coding sequence ATGTTAAAAATCGCCAATAAAACCTTTCAATCTCGTTTACTATTAGGAACAGGAAAATACCCTTCTTTTGACATTCAAAAGAAAGCTGTTGAAGTGTCTGAAGCCGAAATTTTAACGTTTGCTGTAAGAAGAATGAATATTTTTGAACCAACTCAACCTAATTTTTTAGAGCAATTAGATTTATCAAAATATACGCTATTACCGAATACTGCCGGGGCTAAAACAGCGGAAGAAGCGGTTAGAATTGCCAAACTTGCAAAAGCATCCGGGTTATGTGATATGGTAAAAGTAGAGGTCATTGGCTGTGATAAAACATTGCTCCCTGATCCAGTTGAAACGTTAAAGGCATCGGAAATGCTGCTAGAGGAAGGATTTATCGTCTTGCCATACACATCTGATGACGTTGTATTAGCTAGAAAACTAGAAGAGCTGGGAGTCCATGCTATTATGCCAGGTGCTTCACCAATTGGTTCGGGACAAGGTATTTTGAATCCGTTAAATCTTTCATTTATTATTGAACAAGCGAAGATCCCTGTTATTGTCGATGCAGGTATTGGCTCGCCTGCTGATGCTGCGTTAGCTATGGAGCTTGGGGCTGACGGTGTATTATTAAATACAGCCGTAGCAGGTGCAGATGATCCTGTAAAAATGGCGAAAGCAATGAAATTAGCGATTGAAGCCGGTCGATTAGGATTTGAAGCTGGACGTATTCCGAGAAAAAGATATGCGTCAGCTAGTAGCCCACAGGAAGGAATGGTTACCACTTGA
- a CDS encoding molybdopterin/thiamine biosynthesis adenylyltransferase (product_source=COG0476; cath_funfam=3.40.50.720; cog=COG0476; pfam=PF00899; superfamily=69572), with translation MMERYSRQILFAPIGEKGQEKLLKSHVLIVGAGALGCASAEMLTRAGVGKLTIIDRDYVDYSNLGRQQLYTEEDAKQSLPKAIAAKKHLQEINKEITIRAVVGDFTPSNAEGLLERVDLILDGTDNFETRFLINDLSMKKNIPWIYGACLKSYGMSVSIIPKETPCLTCLMKAIPHDGMTCDTVGVIAPVVQMVASYQVTETIKYLVGQPVSKELVSFDVWNRQHSIVDMAKLKKEDCPSCGQNATYPYLTEERGMKTAVLCGRNTVQIRPNTTEALSLKEVAQKLKPLVSDIVGNDFLISFSINPYRIVLFQDGRALIHGTKDINEAKGIYQKYIGA, from the coding sequence TTGATGGAACGTTATTCAAGACAAATATTATTTGCACCAATAGGTGAAAAAGGCCAGGAAAAACTATTAAAGAGTCATGTGCTGATCGTCGGTGCAGGAGCATTAGGGTGTGCGAGTGCAGAGATGCTCACACGTGCCGGTGTTGGGAAGCTGACGATTATTGATCGTGACTATGTTGATTATAGCAATTTAGGACGTCAACAGCTCTACACGGAAGAGGATGCTAAGCAAAGCCTGCCGAAAGCGATTGCAGCGAAAAAACATTTGCAAGAAATTAATAAGGAAATAACCATTCGTGCTGTCGTTGGAGACTTTACCCCATCCAATGCAGAAGGCTTATTGGAAAGGGTTGACCTCATATTAGATGGCACCGACAACTTTGAAACTAGATTTTTAATCAATGACCTCTCAATGAAAAAAAACATTCCGTGGATATATGGAGCATGTTTGAAAAGTTATGGAATGAGCGTATCCATTATCCCAAAGGAAACACCGTGTTTAACTTGCTTAATGAAAGCCATCCCTCACGATGGAATGACATGTGATACAGTAGGTGTCATCGCACCAGTTGTGCAAATGGTTGCTTCCTATCAAGTAACGGAAACGATCAAGTATTTAGTAGGGCAACCCGTTTCCAAAGAGCTCGTATCTTTTGATGTATGGAATCGTCAACATTCTATTGTCGATATGGCAAAGCTTAAAAAGGAAGATTGCCCATCTTGCGGCCAAAATGCCACCTATCCATATTTAACAGAAGAAAGAGGAATGAAAACAGCTGTTTTATGTGGAAGAAATACGGTCCAAATTCGGCCAAACACAACGGAAGCTTTATCGTTAAAAGAAGTGGCCCAAAAATTAAAGCCGCTCGTATCTGATATTGTCGGTAATGACTTTTTAATTTCCTTTTCAATCAATCCTTATCGGATCGTATTGTTTCAAGATGGCAGAGCCTTAATTCATGGCACAAAAGATATAAATGAAGCGAAAGGAATTTATCAAAAATATATAGGGGCTTAG
- a CDS encoding ribosomal protein L37AE/L43A (product_source=COG1997; cath_funfam=2.20.25.10; cog=COG1997; pfam=PF08378; superfamily=57850), with protein MIKKERKIPLTIKKYEALLRRLPKNHPKREQIEEELAKSLAGYQGEKAIDYYLDFLPQDRYYIFHDLRLKVGDKKYTQIDTCILTSRFLLILEVKNISGTLFFDQSFHQLIRTKDEKEEGFPDPVLQVKRQQHFVTKWLQNNRFPSIPIETFIVISHPSSIIKTAPRHKEIYEKVLHSAYLPQKIEQLEKCYQKDILTLKEMKKISRHFIKKHTPLDFDVLSQFELSKSEILSGVHCPTCFTLPLVRKRGTWLCQKCPSSYKDAHVQTLHDYALLISPTITNRECRDFLHLSSPSIASKLLVSLSLKHWGTYKNRTYILTIR; from the coding sequence TTGATAAAAAAAGAGCGGAAAATTCCGCTTACGATTAAAAAATATGAAGCTTTGTTAAGGAGGCTACCGAAAAATCATCCAAAACGGGAACAAATTGAAGAGGAGCTAGCCAAAAGTTTAGCTGGTTATCAAGGAGAGAAGGCAATCGATTATTATTTAGATTTTCTGCCTCAAGATCGTTATTACATCTTTCATGACCTTAGACTTAAAGTAGGTGATAAAAAGTATACACAAATAGATACTTGCATTTTGACTAGTCGTTTTTTACTCATTCTTGAAGTGAAAAATATTTCAGGAACTTTATTTTTTGACCAATCTTTCCATCAATTAATTCGAACAAAAGATGAAAAAGAAGAGGGTTTTCCAGATCCTGTGTTACAAGTAAAAAGGCAACAACACTTTGTCACAAAATGGTTACAAAATAATCGTTTCCCATCGATCCCAATTGAAACATTCATTGTGATTAGTCATCCTTCATCCATAATTAAAACCGCTCCTCGTCATAAAGAGATTTATGAAAAAGTCCTTCATAGTGCCTATCTTCCTCAAAAAATAGAACAATTGGAAAAGTGCTATCAAAAAGACATTTTGACTTTAAAGGAAATGAAGAAGATTTCTCGGCACTTTATAAAAAAGCACACCCCTTTAGATTTTGACGTTCTTTCTCAATTCGAATTATCTAAGTCAGAAATATTATCTGGTGTCCATTGTCCAACATGTTTTACCCTACCTCTAGTAAGAAAACGTGGAACATGGCTATGTCAAAAGTGCCCTTCATCATATAAAGATGCTCATGTTCAAACGCTTCACGATTACGCACTTCTTATTAGTCCTACCATTACAAATCGCGAATGTCGTGATTTTCTCCATTTATCCTCCCCATCGATTGCTTCGAAATTATTAGTTTCTTTAAGCTTAAAACATTGGGGAACTTATAAAAATCGGACTTATATTTTGACTATACGTTAA
- a CDS encoding enoyl-[acyl-carrier protein] reductase I (product_source=KO:K00208; cath_funfam=3.40.50.720; cog=COG0623; ko=KO:K00208; pfam=PF13561; superfamily=51735): MNLSFEGKNIVVMGVANKRSIAWGIARSLHAAGARLIFTYVGERMEKSVRELVDSLGREDYLVLPCDVTSDEEIEKCFETIKEEVGVIHGVAHCIAFANKEELNGEYLNTTRDGFLLAHNISSYSLTAVAKAARPLMTEGGSIVTLTYLGGERVVQNYNVMGVAKASLDASVKYLANDLGKEGIRVNAISAGPIRTLSAKGVSDFNSILKEIEERAPLRRTTTQEEVGDTALFLFSDLSRGVTGEIIHVDSGYHILGR, from the coding sequence ATGAATCTCTCTTTTGAAGGTAAAAATATTGTTGTCATGGGAGTTGCGAATAAACGTAGTATTGCATGGGGAATCGCACGTTCCTTACATGCAGCGGGTGCTCGTTTAATTTTTACATATGTAGGTGAACGTATGGAGAAGTCTGTACGTGAGCTTGTTGATTCACTAGGTCGCGAAGATTACCTTGTTTTACCTTGTGATGTAACAAGCGATGAAGAAATCGAAAAATGTTTTGAAACGATTAAAGAAGAAGTGGGCGTGATCCACGGTGTGGCACATTGTATTGCGTTTGCCAACAAAGAAGAACTAAACGGTGAATACTTAAATACAACGCGCGACGGCTTCCTATTAGCCCATAACATTAGCTCCTACTCACTAACAGCTGTAGCAAAAGCAGCTCGTCCATTGATGACTGAAGGTGGAAGCATCGTTACATTAACATATTTAGGTGGAGAGCGTGTCGTTCAAAACTACAATGTCATGGGTGTAGCAAAAGCATCACTTGATGCAAGTGTGAAATATTTAGCGAATGACTTAGGGAAAGAAGGCATCCGTGTCAATGCGATTTCTGCGGGACCAATTCGTACACTTTCTGCAAAAGGGGTTAGCGATTTTAATTCCATCTTAAAAGAAATTGAAGAGCGCGCACCACTACGTCGTACAACAACTCAAGAAGAGGTTGGCGATACAGCACTATTCTTATTTAGCGACTTATCTCGTGGTGTAACTGGCGAAATTATTCACGTAGACTCCGGCTACCATATTCTTGGTCGATAA
- a CDS encoding hypothetical protein (product_source=Hypo-rule applied; smart=SM00435; superfamily=46609) produces the protein MYIIQPELEPIFSSMQKTYVMKKKQKKEVKNKESAVEKPKRLEQKEVEKKPITSFSMLTNEQKVQTLLNLPESLKHVSCNIRTTKDESFYGKITEYKDGYVTIDSNKVNFEEIETITLIGI, from the coding sequence ATGTATATTATTCAGCCTGAATTAGAACCGATCTTTTCCTCGATGCAAAAAACGTATGTGATGAAAAAGAAGCAAAAGAAAGAAGTGAAAAATAAAGAAAGTGCTGTTGAAAAGCCGAAGAGATTAGAACAAAAGGAAGTAGAGAAAAAGCCGATCACTTCATTTAGTATGCTGACGAATGAACAAAAGGTTCAAACGTTATTAAATTTGCCTGAAAGCTTAAAGCATGTTAGCTGTAACATCCGCACAACAAAAGACGAATCTTTTTATGGTAAAATAACTGAATATAAAGATGGTTACGTGACAATCGATTCGAACAAAGTAAATTTTGAAGAAATTGAGACAATTACATTAATTGGAATATAA
- a CDS encoding spore coat protein I (product_source=KO:K06331; cath_funfam=3.30.200.20,3.90.1200.10; cog=COG2334; ko=KO:K06331; pfam=PF01636; superfamily=56112; tigrfam=TIGR02906) codes for MLENELNETEQEEFVLTPEEEEKLRNLAASIIQNWDVTVNEIEVIQGGQMALVWKIQTDLGPICLKRIHRPEKKALFSINAQHYLAENGARVPAIIPNKENQLFTKYGPFLFVVYDWIEGRPFEFSNPDDLKMVMKGLGEFHLWSKGYKPPEGVPVFRKLGRWPNHYIKRLQQMKTWKLAAEQMPDDPFSQLYLAQIDLFLEEGKKILNKLLSSNYLEWVAEEKKEPTLCHQDYGTGNTLLGNDGDIWIIDLDTVSFDLPIRDLRKIIIPLMDTTTAWNEDEFHFMIEAYETINPLTPEQKEVMYIDSLFPYELYDIIREKYVRKTDILVSELEQGFIYEQIKGDALKKYINW; via the coding sequence ATGTTGGAAAACGAATTAAACGAAACCGAACAAGAGGAGTTTGTCCTAACACCAGAAGAGGAAGAGAAATTACGAAATCTTGCTGCATCCATCATTCAAAATTGGGATGTAACAGTAAATGAAATAGAAGTCATTCAAGGTGGACAAATGGCGTTAGTTTGGAAAATTCAAACCGATTTAGGACCTATTTGTTTAAAAAGAATACATCGCCCAGAGAAAAAAGCGTTATTTTCCATCAATGCTCAACATTATTTAGCAGAAAATGGAGCGCGTGTTCCCGCCATTATCCCAAATAAAGAAAATCAATTATTTACAAAATACGGACCATTTTTATTTGTTGTGTATGATTGGATTGAAGGAAGACCATTTGAGTTTTCTAATCCAGATGATTTAAAGATGGTCATGAAGGGACTAGGGGAGTTTCATCTTTGGTCAAAAGGCTACAAACCGCCTGAAGGAGTTCCAGTGTTTCGAAAGCTTGGACGTTGGCCTAATCATTACATTAAGCGACTACAACAAATGAAAACGTGGAAGCTAGCGGCTGAACAAATGCCAGATGACCCATTTTCTCAGCTGTATTTAGCTCAAATCGATCTATTTCTTGAAGAAGGAAAGAAGATTTTAAATAAACTTCTTTCCTCAAACTATCTTGAATGGGTTGCCGAAGAGAAAAAGGAGCCAACTTTATGCCACCAAGACTACGGAACAGGAAATACCCTCTTAGGAAATGACGGTGACATTTGGATCATTGATTTAGATACGGTTTCATTTGATTTACCAATCCGTGATTTACGTAAAATTATCATTCCGCTAATGGATACGACGACAGCTTGGAATGAAGATGAATTTCACTTTATGATTGAAGCTTATGAAACCATTAATCCATTAACCCCTGAACAGAAGGAAGTTATGTATATTGACAGTTTATTCCCGTATGAGCTTTATGATATCATTCGAGAAAAATATGTTCGAAAAACCGATATATTAGTTTCTGAACTGGAACAAGGCTTTATTTATGAACAAATTAAAGGAGATGCATTGAAAAAATATATTAATTGGTAA
- a CDS encoding spore coat protein SA (product_source=KO:K06338; cath_funfam=3.40.50.2000; cog=COG0438; ko=KO:K06338; pfam=PF00534,PF13439; superfamily=53756) produces MKIALIATEKLPVPAVKGGAIQIYLDAVGQIIAQKHDVTIFSITHPELAETEKTNGVTYVRFPEPQYIESITQYIKEHKFDVIHVCNRPLWIEPLHEASPNTKFILSVHNEMFANEKISEEKGATCISLVSKIVTVSDYIGSTIKNRFPQASNKVQTVYSGVNVHQFYPAWTQKGREMKRQVRSKLGLEGKKVILFVGRLSKVKGPHILLQALPNIISKHPNAVMVFIGSKWFGENEINNYVKHLYTLGALYPEHVQFINFVKPDEIASLFAMSDLFVCSSQWQEPLARVHYEAMACGLPIITSKRGGNPEVIEEGKNGYVIDDFENPEAYAMVINTLLGQSNQLELMGKYGRQKVEQSFQWNHVAANLMRVYEN; encoded by the coding sequence ATGAAAATTGCGTTAATAGCTACAGAAAAATTGCCAGTCCCAGCTGTTAAAGGGGGAGCCATCCAAATATATTTAGATGCGGTTGGTCAAATCATCGCCCAAAAGCATGATGTGACGATTTTTTCTATTACCCATCCAGAACTAGCGGAAACGGAAAAGACAAATGGTGTCACATATGTTCGTTTTCCAGAACCGCAATATATTGAATCCATCACTCAATATATTAAAGAACATAAATTTGATGTGATCCACGTATGTAATCGCCCTCTTTGGATTGAACCACTACATGAAGCTTCACCTAACACGAAATTCATTTTAAGTGTTCACAATGAAATGTTCGCAAATGAAAAAATAAGTGAAGAAAAAGGGGCAACATGTATTTCACTTGTTTCAAAAATTGTAACTGTTAGCGATTATATTGGCTCAACAATCAAAAATCGATTTCCTCAGGCAAGCAATAAAGTACAAACCGTTTATTCTGGTGTCAATGTTCATCAATTTTATCCAGCGTGGACACAAAAAGGAAGAGAAATGAAACGCCAAGTGCGAAGCAAGCTAGGATTGGAAGGGAAAAAAGTCATATTATTTGTTGGACGATTAAGTAAAGTAAAAGGCCCGCACATTTTGCTGCAAGCATTACCAAACATTATTAGTAAACACCCAAATGCTGTTATGGTCTTTATTGGTTCAAAATGGTTTGGAGAAAATGAAATCAATAACTATGTTAAACATTTATACACACTTGGGGCACTGTATCCTGAACATGTTCAGTTTATTAATTTTGTAAAACCAGATGAAATTGCAAGTCTATTTGCAATGTCTGATCTCTTTGTATGCTCATCACAATGGCAAGAGCCGTTAGCTCGGGTTCACTATGAAGCGATGGCATGTGGTCTGCCGATTATTACGAGCAAGCGTGGAGGAAATCCTGAAGTGATTGAGGAAGGAAAAAACGGTTATGTAATCGATGACTTTGAAAATCCAGAGGCTTATGCAATGGTCATCAATACTCTATTAGGGCAAAGCAATCAACTCGAACTAATGGGAAAATACGGCAGGCAGAAAGTAGAGCAATCGTTCCAATGGAATCATGTAGCAGCCAATTTAATGAGAGTCTATGAAAATTAA
- a CDS encoding spore coat-associated protein S (product_source=KO:K06337; cog=COG2334; ko=KO:K06337; superfamily=56112; tigrfam=TIGR02906): MTEQIDNRNVIQNVLDLYPFNVQNVSLISMKSGRTTWLVDTDEGQKVLKNTQIKPQKMLFIAEAHEHLQNNGLSIAKIHRTKNGAITVGAEQSAFVLYDRVEGNEVIYYNEEKLMETMTFMAQFHQLSKGYVPNPESKKRGRLGKWHKLYRWKLQELEGNKKIAQSLSTDPFSMMFLEHVDNMLQRGREALQELDEAPYQNWTREWIEASGFCQQDFTIARFIDTEDGLFMKELHSITYDLPSRDIRILINKVMKKMSIWDSELALKMIRAYHSVHPLTEDQYKVLWTDLKFPHLFCSIIHKYYLGQKASWSDEKYMWALQNIISLENSKSEFLNQIPVLVKSINDTKEGE; encoded by the coding sequence TTGACTGAGCAAATCGACAATAGGAATGTCATTCAAAATGTTCTGGATTTATATCCTTTTAACGTTCAAAATGTATCATTAATTTCAATGAAAAGCGGAAGGACAACATGGTTAGTAGATACAGACGAAGGTCAAAAAGTTTTAAAAAATACACAAATAAAGCCTCAAAAAATGCTCTTTATTGCTGAAGCTCATGAACATTTGCAAAACAATGGACTTTCAATCGCGAAAATCCATCGAACAAAAAATGGAGCTATTACGGTAGGGGCAGAGCAATCAGCATTTGTTTTATACGATAGAGTAGAGGGCAATGAGGTCATTTATTATAACGAAGAAAAACTGATGGAAACCATGACGTTTATGGCGCAATTTCATCAGCTTTCCAAAGGATATGTACCAAACCCTGAAAGCAAAAAAAGAGGAAGACTTGGCAAATGGCATAAGCTCTATCGCTGGAAGCTTCAAGAATTAGAAGGGAACAAAAAGATAGCCCAAAGTTTATCTACAGATCCATTTTCCATGATGTTTTTAGAACATGTGGACAATATGCTGCAAAGGGGAAGAGAAGCTCTACAAGAACTAGATGAAGCTCCTTATCAAAACTGGACGAGAGAATGGATAGAAGCTAGTGGATTTTGTCAGCAAGATTTTACGATAGCTCGATTCATTGATACGGAAGATGGTTTATTTATGAAAGAATTACATTCAATTACGTATGATCTCCCCTCAAGAGATATCCGCATATTAATTAACAAAGTGATGAAAAAAATGTCGATATGGGACTCCGAATTAGCGCTGAAAATGATTCGTGCCTATCATTCCGTTCACCCATTAACCGAAGATCAATATAAAGTGTTATGGACAGATCTTAAATTTCCACATTTATTTTGCTCGATTATTCATAAATACTATTTAGGTCAAAAAGCATCTTGGTCTGATGAAAAGTATATGTGGGCATTGCAAAATATTATATCGCTGGAAAATTCAAAAAGTGAATTTTTAAATCAAATTCCTGTATTGGTAAAAAGTATAAATGATACGAAGGAGGGAGAATAA
- a CDS encoding hypothetical protein (product_source=Hypo-rule applied) yields MQEQNGKDLNIPTVDIRKYAFSPPGPMGWSFQEYEKLLENPDESLNQQSQFSILLNSLQDTELTELPSHTKPLEQPAPTDSNSQNGESELPLLQKSGEEVNNMENIEWTKDIEEEITLSENDDSTDVDHILSSTEIINEEEMLSQEEVFDGEDVSNQEEAEEDANQEEKASEEENLNQRKPRDIFITGKRRKQKAKAKIGSNIVFF; encoded by the coding sequence ATGCAAGAACAAAATGGTAAGGATTTAAACATTCCAACAGTTGATATTCGAAAATATGCGTTTTCTCCTCCTGGTCCGATGGGATGGAGCTTTCAAGAATATGAAAAATTGTTAGAAAATCCAGATGAATCTTTAAATCAACAATCTCAATTTTCTATTTTATTAAATTCACTTCAAGATACAGAGCTTACCGAATTACCTTCTCACACAAAGCCTTTGGAACAACCCGCACCCACCGATTCGAATTCCCAAAATGGCGAGTCAGAATTACCTTTATTACAAAAATCAGGGGAAGAGGTGAATAATATGGAAAATATAGAATGGACAAAAGATATTGAAGAAGAAATTACGTTATCGGAAAACGATGACTCAACTGATGTAGATCATATCTTGAGTTCAACAGAGATCATCAATGAGGAAGAAATGTTAAGTCAAGAAGAAGTGTTCGACGGAGAAGATGTTTCGAATCAAGAAGAAGCAGAAGAAGATGCCAACCAGGAAGAAAAGGCTAGTGAAGAAGAAAATCTCAATCAAAGAAAACCACGTGATATTTTTATTACCGGTAAAAGAAGAAAACAGAAAGCTAAAGCAAAAATAGGATCTAATATAGTATTTTTTTAA